The Paenibacillus uliginis N3/975 genome has a window encoding:
- a CDS encoding DNA repair helicase XPB: MIKDKPCIVQRDRTILLEVEHSGFEEAREQLSRYADLVKSPSSFHTYRITPLSLWNAVASGWNAEQICGSLQSLSRFDVPSTLLEEILRLVSRYGQLTLLKHPEREESLILRCEDEELMHDIKLQPSLSKAGLTFLTNTVAEVPSERRGMLKQELTRLGYPVMDYAGYQDGQFLRIHWQGEAYEVEGPGRLGTNRLYKADEASGETKHGQSNRTSFRLRDYQQEAAEAFRDSGGKGGSGVLVLPCGAGKTVIGMAAMRELQCETLILTSNTTSVRQWMSELQEKTSLQSSDIGEYTGQRKEVRPVTVATYQILTHRHNKEDELRHMKLFNERSWGLIIYDEVHLLPAPVFRATADIQATRRLGLTATLVREDGREHDVFSLIGPKRYEMPWKTLEEKGWIATVDCAEVRVPMTDSLKEQCHYAGTREQYRLASENPAKMDVVKRLLERHSGAQTLIIGQYLNQLDSISREMDIPLISGQMPQHQRNELYAAFRRGDQRILVVSKVANFAVDLPDASVAIEISGSFGSRQEEAQRLGRILRPKAGDNKAYFYALVSQDSREEVFALRRQLFLIEQGYQYRTVTEPSIGNKGSQAFEDGAEPGKEAAGTT; the protein is encoded by the coding sequence TTGATAAAAGACAAACCGTGCATTGTCCAGCGAGACCGGACGATCCTCTTGGAAGTGGAGCATTCCGGTTTTGAAGAAGCCCGTGAACAGTTGTCACGATATGCTGATTTGGTTAAAAGTCCGTCCTCTTTTCATACATACCGGATTACTCCTTTGTCTTTGTGGAACGCAGTAGCATCGGGATGGAATGCCGAACAAATATGCGGGAGCCTTCAGTCACTATCCCGCTTCGACGTGCCTTCTACACTGTTAGAGGAAATTTTAAGGCTTGTATCGAGATACGGACAGCTCACACTATTGAAACATCCAGAACGTGAAGAGTCGCTTATCCTCCGATGTGAGGATGAAGAACTTATGCATGATATTAAACTGCAGCCCTCCTTATCTAAGGCAGGACTAACCTTTTTGACGAATACGGTCGCAGAGGTACCCTCGGAACGAAGAGGGATGTTGAAGCAGGAGCTGACGCGTCTTGGATACCCCGTGATGGATTACGCCGGATATCAGGACGGACAGTTTCTTCGGATTCATTGGCAAGGTGAAGCGTATGAGGTAGAAGGCCCCGGCAGACTTGGAACAAACAGGCTGTACAAGGCGGATGAGGCTTCAGGAGAAACAAAGCACGGTCAAAGTAATCGCACATCTTTCCGCCTACGTGATTATCAGCAGGAGGCAGCGGAAGCGTTTCGGGACAGTGGAGGAAAAGGGGGGAGCGGTGTACTCGTTCTTCCTTGCGGAGCAGGAAAGACCGTCATCGGTATGGCGGCGATGCGGGAGCTTCAATGCGAAACACTGATTCTGACGTCCAATACGACCTCGGTCCGGCAATGGATGTCGGAGCTGCAGGAGAAGACTTCGCTCCAATCTTCCGATATCGGTGAGTATACGGGTCAGCGTAAAGAGGTGCGGCCGGTGACGGTGGCAACATATCAGATATTGACTCATCGCCACAACAAAGAGGACGAGCTCCGCCATATGAAATTGTTCAACGAAAGAAGTTGGGGACTGATTATATACGATGAGGTTCACTTGCTTCCTGCACCTGTGTTTCGGGCAACCGCAGACATTCAAGCAACCCGGCGACTCGGTTTAACGGCAACGCTGGTCAGGGAGGACGGTCGGGAGCATGATGTGTTCTCCTTGATCGGTCCAAAGCGTTATGAGATGCCTTGGAAGACGTTAGAGGAAAAAGGCTGGATTGCCACCGTGGATTGTGCAGAAGTGAGGGTACCCATGACGGACAGCCTGAAGGAACAATGCCATTATGCCGGCACCCGCGAGCAGTATCGTCTGGCATCGGAAAATCCTGCGAAGATGGACGTAGTGAAGAGACTACTAGAGCGTCATTCCGGTGCTCAGACTCTCATTATAGGACAGTACCTGAACCAACTGGATTCAATTTCCAGGGAGATGGATATTCCGCTCATCTCGGGTCAAATGCCACAGCACCAGCGCAACGAGCTGTATGCTGCTTTCAGGAGAGGAGATCAGCGAATTCTTGTCGTCTCCAAAGTAGCTAATTTTGCAGTGGATTTGCCGGACGCTTCAGTGGCCATTGAAATATCCGGTAGCTTTGGTTCGAGACAGGAAGAGGCACAGAGGCTTGGTCGTATTCTGCGTCCGAAGGCTGGTGATAACAAGGCATACTTTTATGCGCTCGTTTCACAGGATAGCCGGGAAGAGGTATTTGCACTTCGCAGGCAACTGTTTCTTATTGAGCAGGGCTATCAGTATCGGACTGTAACGGAGCCTTCTATCGGAAATAAGGGTTCTCAAGCTTTCGAGGACGGCGCTGAGCCTGGAAAGGAGGCAGCAGGTACGACATGA
- a CDS encoding M20 family metallopeptidase, producing MNEQVYLEQLFPKMVEWRRYLHMNPEVSFQEEKTSAFVEARLREMGYEVTTGMGGHGVMAVLKGGQPGKTIVLRADMDALPIQDEKSCEYKSTVTGVMHACGHDGHTSILLAAASYFRQNQETVRGEIRFMFQPAEEACPGGALGMIEAGALNGADVIYGLHLWTPLKLGTAASTPGPVMAAADEFFIDIIGRGGHGGMPHVTADAVVAGSALVMQLQTIVSRSVDPLQPAVVTVGTIEGGSAQNVIADRCRITGTVRTFDEDTRKLIRTRLESITRMTAEAYGTETAIEYLSGYPAVVNDENEAERFFRTAPRIFGENQVHLSPKIMPAEDFAYYLREIPGCFMFVGAGNAEKDAVYPHHHPRFDFDEDAMLHGLKLMIEMVRSYQDEFAQG from the coding sequence ATGAACGAGCAAGTATACTTGGAACAGCTGTTTCCGAAAATGGTGGAATGGCGGCGTTATTTACATATGAACCCTGAAGTGTCTTTTCAGGAAGAGAAGACATCCGCTTTTGTCGAGGCGCGTTTACGTGAAATGGGGTACGAAGTAACCACGGGAATGGGTGGTCATGGAGTGATGGCGGTTCTAAAAGGAGGGCAGCCTGGAAAGACAATCGTGCTGCGTGCGGATATGGACGCACTGCCGATTCAGGATGAGAAGAGCTGTGAGTACAAATCCACTGTAACAGGTGTAATGCACGCCTGTGGTCATGACGGACATACGTCTATCCTTCTGGCAGCTGCTTCTTACTTCCGGCAAAATCAGGAGACGGTCCGTGGAGAAATCCGGTTTATGTTTCAGCCAGCGGAAGAGGCGTGCCCTGGTGGCGCTCTTGGAATGATTGAAGCAGGCGCACTAAACGGAGCGGATGTCATTTACGGCCTGCACTTGTGGACACCGCTTAAGCTTGGGACGGCAGCAAGCACGCCCGGTCCTGTAATGGCAGCTGCGGATGAGTTCTTTATCGACATTATCGGACGGGGCGGACACGGCGGAATGCCGCACGTGACCGCTGATGCCGTCGTGGCAGGTTCTGCTCTCGTTATGCAGCTGCAGACCATTGTCAGCCGGTCGGTCGACCCGCTGCAGCCGGCAGTCGTCACGGTAGGAACGATCGAAGGCGGTTCCGCCCAAAATGTGATTGCCGACCGATGCCGGATTACCGGAACAGTCCGTACATTTGATGAAGATACTCGTAAGCTTATCCGTACCCGATTAGAGTCGATCACACGGATGACAGCTGAAGCATACGGAACGGAAACCGCGATTGAATATCTCAGCGGTTATCCTGCGGTTGTGAATGATGAGAATGAAGCAGAACGCTTTTTCCGGACGGCCCCGCGCATTTTTGGAGAGAATCAGGTTCATCTTTCTCCTAAAATCATGCCAGCTGAGGATTTTGCTTACTATTTGCGTGAAATACCGGGATGCTTTATGTTTGTGGGAGCGGGGAATGCAGAAAAGGACGCTGTCTATCCTCATCATCACCCAAGATTTGATTTCGACGAGGATGCCATGCTGCACGGGCTAAAGCTAATGATCGAAATGGTGCGCTCCTATCAAGATGAGTTTGCTCAAGGATGA